In a genomic window of Strix aluco isolate bStrAlu1 chromosome 3, bStrAlu1.hap1, whole genome shotgun sequence:
- the EPCAM gene encoding epithelial cell adhesion molecule, protein MKPLCRAALLLLLLCAAVCAQQSSCICEKNKRVINCRVVNGVCWCDSVGSRVSVNCETLTSKCLLMKAEMTSSKSGRREKPKDAFEDTDGLYDPECENTGVFKAKQCNGTTCWCVNTAGVRRTDKHDEDLKCNQLVRTTWIIIEMKHAERNSPLDTESLKKFFKDTITSRYMLDGRYITGVVYENPYITIDLKQNSSDKSPGDVDIADVAYYFEKDVKGDSIFHNNILNVSIDNEALKFEKTVVYYVDEIAPEFSMKSLAPGLIAVIVVVIVAIVAAIVVLVFTRRRKGKYMKAEVKEMNEMHRGLNA, encoded by the exons ATGAAGCCGCTCTGTAGGGCAgcgctgctgctcctgctgctctgcgCCGCCGTCTGCGCTCAGCAGAGCT CCTGCATCTGCGAGAAGAACAAGCGTGTCATCAACTGCAGGGTGGTCAACGGCGTCTGCTGGTGCGACTCGGTGGGATCCCGCGTGTCCGTGAACTGCGAAACTT TGACTTCAAAATGCCTGTTGATGAAAGCAGAAATGACAAGCTCCAAGTCAGGTCGTCGTGAGAAACCAAAAGATGCATTTGAAGATACTGATGGCCTTTATGATCCTGAGTGTGAAAATACTGGTGTTTTCAAGGCGAAGCAGTGCAATGGAACTACCTGTTGGTGTGTGAATACGGCTGGTGTTAGAAGAACCGACAAGCATGACGAAGACTTGAAGTGCAATCAGTTAGTCAGAACGAC GTGGATCATCATTGAAATGAAACATGCTGAAAGAAATTCTCCTCTGGACACCGAATCTTTAAAGAA GTTCTTCAAGGACACAATTACCAGTCGTTACATGCTGGATGGACGCTATATAACTGGTGTTGTG tacgAAAACCCTTACATTACTATTGATTTGAAGCAAAATTCCTCAGACAAATCTCCTGGAGATGTGGATATAGCTGATGTGGCCTACTACTTTGAAAAAGAT GTAAAAGGTGACTCCATCTTTCATAATAACATACTAAACGTCAGCATTGATAATGAAGCGCTGAAGTTTGAAAAGACAGTGGTCTACTATGTTGATGAAATAGCACCAGAGTTTTCCATGAAGTCTCTGGCTCCCGGCCTCATTGCTGTCATTGTAGTAGTAATAGTAGCAATAGTTGCTGCCATTGTTGTTCTG GTCTTcacaaggaggagaaaagggaagtaCATGAAAGCAGAA GTAAAGGAAATGAACGAAATGCATAGAGGACTGAATGCATAA